Part of the Leishmania braziliensis MHOM/BR/75/M2904 complete genome, chromosome 23 genome is shown below.
AAGTGGCCAGCGAGTGGGTGCCAACTGGTGCCTAGGAAAATAGAGAGGAAGAAGTATAACAGTGGCCACCAGCCCCAGAAGTAGTATACAAGCAGATTAAAGGTCAGCTGAAGAATGTAATTAATCACATGCATCTTCTCAAACTTAATTGTCCGCACAACAGTGGGTCGGAAAGCGTAGAACAGCACCTGAAACGTGAGAAATAAAAACTTGCCAGCATAGTTTGATAGGTACCGTCCCTCAAACTGTGTGGGCACATCGGTGTCGATGCCGTCCCAGCCCAAGTAGCGGTGATGCTCAGCGTGGTACGTCTTGAATACCATCGCATACGGCACGGGCACCACCAGATTCGCGAACAGTGCATACAGGTCGTTGTAGAACGGTGTGGCGAAGCACAGGTTATGTGTGACCTCGTGAATCCCCAAGAAGCAGTTATGTGTGATTGTGCCACCCACAAAATACGCgacgaggagaagagtgGGCCACCCCATGTCCTTCGCACGGTACCCGAGATATATCTGAAGAAGAACAAGCGGCGTCAGGATGCGTGGCAGCCACGGATCAGGCCCATAGAGTTTCTTGATTTCTGGTCCATGCGCTTTCAGCATCTCACGAGTCCGCATCCTGTGTGTTTGTTCTGTGTCGGACCAGTAGTAGTCATCGCGGCCGTGCCTTGCGGACATTGTCAGTATTTTCCGTGGTGAATCTTCCTTGATATCGTTGGCAGGTGTATTGTTGTAAGGAAGAGAATATAGCGGAAAACGTAACGAGGTATTTGACTGTGTAAAAATTATTTACAGCTTCTTGAAGCCCTAATGCGAGAAACCGAAAATCACATATATAGGTAGCAAGGGGAGCAGCGTAAAGTTATAGCACAGAAAAAGTCCTGCTAAGTGCTGAGAACGAAATTCGGTAATGCTTCTCCATCGGTGTCACATATGAAAACGTGACTTGCgggtgaaaaaaaaaaaaagagtacCAAGAAAAACTTCAGTTTCGGCACCTTCGACTGTGGGCTCAATGGGCAACTGCAGTTCCTCAATCCCCAGAAcgttgtatttttttttttaaataGCCCATGCACTAACGGCTTGCTACCAGGC
Proteins encoded:
- a CDS encoding fatty acid desaturase is translated as MSARHGRDDYYWSDTEQTHRMRTREMLKAHGPEIKKLYGPDPWLPRILTPLVLLQIYLGYRAKDMGWPTLLLVAYFVGGTITHNCFLGIHEVTHNLCFATPFYNDLYALFANLVVPVPYAMVFKTYHAEHHRYLGWDGIDTDVPTQFEGRYLSNYAGKFLFLTFQVLFYAFRPTVVRTIKFEKMHVINYILQLTFNLLVYYFWGWWPLLYFFLSIFLGTSWHPLAGHFISEHFVFVGNGEQETFSYYGPLNWVMWNVGYHVEHHDFPNIPWTRITQLRKIAPEFYVDLHRTKSCPGTLFDFLLQPNVNLYSRVMRERGAAKREKLLPTSTGCMKSVEPHQGSCS